One Miscanthus floridulus cultivar M001 chromosome 11, ASM1932011v1, whole genome shotgun sequence DNA window includes the following coding sequences:
- the LOC136493294 gene encoding probable calcium-binding protein CML17 produces MLSSSSPLVKLALLTRGLLSFLPTSILPSGRESTATPAADAPSTPLSSPKKMSSSSAQQQQQQAGNGSSSKKADSAELARVFELFDKNGDGRITREELEESLGKLGMSVPGDELASMIARIDANGDGCVDVEEFGVLYRTIMAGDSSANGNGNGGAGAGEGEEAAGAEEDEDMREAFRVFDANGDGYITVDELGAVLSSLGLKQGRTAEECRRMIGHVDRDGDGRVDFHEFRQMMRAGGLATTLG; encoded by the coding sequence ATGCTATCGTCCTCCTCCCCTCTCGTTAAGCTGGCCCTCCTGACGCGCGGCCTCCTCTCATTCCTCCCCACATCCATCCTCCCGAGTGGCCGCGAGAGCACTGCCACGCCCGCCGCCGACGCACCCTCCACGCCGCTTTCTTCTCCCAAGAAGATGTCGTCATCGtctgcacagcagcagcagcagcaagcggGGAACGGGAGCAGCAGCAAGAAGGCCGACTCGGCGGAGCTGGCGCGCGTGTTCGAGCTGTTCGACAAGAACGGCGACGGCCGCATCACGCGGGAGGAGCTGGAGGAGTCGCTGGGCAAGCTGGGCATGTCCGTGCCGGGCGACGAGCTGGCGTCCATGAtcgcgcgcatcgacgccaacgGCGACGGGTGCGTGGACGTGGAGGAGTTCGGGGTGCTCTACCGCACCATCATGGCCGGCGACAGCAGCGccaacggcaacggcaacggcggCGCTGGCGCCGGGGAGGGGGAGGAAGCGGCAggcgcggaggaggacgaggacatgAGGGAGGCGTTCCGGGTGTTCGACGCCAACGGCGACGGGTACATCACCGTGGACGAGCTCGGCGCGGTGCTGTCGTCGCTGGGCCTGAAGCAGGGCCGCACCGCGGAGGAGTGCCGGCGCATGATCGGCCACGTCGACCGCGACGGCGACGGCAGGGTCGACTTCCACGAGTTCCGCCAGATGATGCGCGCCGGCGGGCTCGCCACCACGCTCGGGTGA